CTAAAGTTATAAGCCTTCCTCCTGCTTTTAAAGCCTTTTCTGCAGTTTTAAAAAGATTAATAGCTGTTTTATCATCAAGATGATGCAAAACTCCCATAGCTATTACAATATCAAACTGAGGCATTGACTCTAAACATTCATTGTCTATATTTGAACAATGAAAATTTGCACATACTCCAAATTTTTTTTTAGCTGATTCAATATAAAATTTATCTGTATCAAATCCGTAATATTCTACTTTCGGCAAATAATTTATTATTTCAGCCGTTCCGCAACCAATATCTAATATACAATCAAATTGTTTAGGTTGGACATATTTTTTTACAAATTTTTTTCGTATCCTTTTAGCACCTACTAAGCTTTGAAATAAATCATAAATAAACGGCACGGATAAAATAACTCTTATATCTTTTTTTAGCATCTTTGTTTTATTTTCTGTTAAATAATTTTAAAGCCAAAAATGGTAGTAATATTCAATTTTTTCAATATAAAATCCGCATTTTTTATAAAAATTACAAGCAGGAATATTCTTGCCCTGAGTAACAACTTGGCAATATTCATATCCATTCTTATTTGACCACATTTTAGCGGCTATTATTAATTCTTGACCATAATGTCTGCCCCGAAAATTTTTATCTACTGCTATCAATCCTATATTTGCCCTTCCGTTTGTATTACCAAGGGTTATCATGCCGACAATTTTAGAGCCTTCTTTGATAACTAAAACTTCATCGGC
This region of Desulfobacterales bacterium genomic DNA includes:
- a CDS encoding class I SAM-dependent methyltransferase is translated as MLKKDIRVILSVPFIYDLFQSLVGAKRIRKKFVKKYVQPKQFDCILDIGCGTAEIINYLPKVEYYGFDTDKFYIESAKKKFGVCANFHCSNIDNECLESMPQFDIVIAMGVLHHLDDKTAINLFKTAEKALKAGGRLITLDPCYSNNQSKIAKYIISNDRGKFVRNRFGYEKLARAIFPLVSINIRNDLLFIPYTHIILECRKT